In one window of Duganella dendranthematis DNA:
- a CDS encoding GNAT family N-acetyltransferase, whose product MSTSELNIRPATPADVPAIFSMIFELAVFEKLEHMVVANEAMLHDSLFCDKPVCEALVGETNGGEVVTFALFFHNFSTFLCKKGLYLEDLYVQQSQRGKGYGKQMLVALAQLAVERDCGRFEWSVLDWNANAIKFYEGMGATVMPDWRICRVTGDALAQLSAQA is encoded by the coding sequence ATGAGCACTTCCGAACTGAACATCCGCCCGGCTACGCCGGCCGACGTCCCCGCCATCTTCAGCATGATTTTCGAGCTGGCCGTGTTTGAAAAGCTGGAACACATGGTGGTCGCCAACGAAGCCATGCTGCACGACAGCCTGTTCTGCGACAAGCCGGTGTGCGAAGCGCTGGTCGGCGAGACCAACGGCGGCGAGGTGGTGACCTTCGCGCTGTTCTTCCACAACTTCTCCACCTTCCTGTGCAAGAAGGGCCTGTACCTGGAAGACTTGTACGTGCAGCAATCGCAGCGCGGCAAGGGCTACGGCAAGCAGATGCTGGTGGCGCTGGCGCAACTGGCGGTGGAACGCGACTGCGGCCGCTTCGAGTGGTCGGTGCTGGACTGGAACGCCAACGCCATCAAGTTCTACGAAGGCATGGGCGCGACCGTCATGCCGGACTGGCGCATCTGCCGCGTTACCGGCGACGCGCTGGCGCAGCTGTCGGCGCAGGCATAA
- a CDS encoding glycine betaine ABC transporter substrate-binding protein: MTARRWLAALALLCAGPAAVAAGDTLHIGSKRFTESYILGEVLKQTAAPHAKVEHLQGLGNTAIVLAALQAGRIDVYPEYVGTLDLEILKHAKPASMEQIRKELAVMGLGVAVPLGFNNTYALAMRGDAEAPHKLSELAGRDQLRFGLSHEFIGRADGWQGLAARYGLTQRPEGLDHGIAFEALRHEQVDVIDIYSTEARISQYGLRVLQDDRAYFPRYDAVLLYRLDAARRFPAAWKAISQLERRISEKDMIAMNAAAEIDGESFDRVAHDWLAAHPLNGPASAAAAAGARAGAAAPGMTTSTPSVRASLLAKIFDQNLARMTQQHLTLVLLSVALACVIGIPLGVLAASLPRLRQVVLGLAGVLQTIPSLALLALLIPLLGMIGTVPALVALVVYALLPIVRNTCTGLLQVSPGLKLAAQALGLRPMQRLVHVDLPLALPVILAGVKTAAVLSVGTATIAAFIGAGGYGERITIGLALNDNDMLLAGAIPAAMLALLTQGIFELLERAVTNRHRFSVKPV, translated from the coding sequence ATGACGGCGCGACGATGGCTGGCCGCTCTGGCGCTGCTGTGCGCCGGGCCGGCGGCGGTGGCTGCGGGCGATACGCTGCATATTGGCTCCAAGCGCTTTACCGAGTCCTATATTTTGGGCGAGGTGCTGAAACAGACGGCGGCGCCGCATGCGAAGGTCGAGCATCTGCAAGGCCTGGGCAATACTGCGATTGTGCTGGCGGCGTTGCAGGCGGGGCGAATCGATGTCTATCCCGAGTATGTGGGCACGCTGGATCTGGAGATTCTCAAGCACGCCAAGCCGGCGTCGATGGAGCAGATCCGCAAGGAGCTGGCGGTGATGGGCCTTGGCGTGGCGGTGCCGCTGGGCTTCAACAATACCTATGCGCTGGCGATGCGCGGCGACGCGGAGGCGCCGCACAAGTTGAGCGAGCTGGCGGGGCGCGATCAGTTGCGCTTTGGGCTGTCGCACGAATTCATCGGCCGCGCCGATGGCTGGCAGGGACTGGCGGCGCGCTACGGGCTGACGCAGCGGCCGGAGGGGCTGGACCATGGCATCGCATTTGAGGCGCTGCGGCACGAGCAGGTCGATGTGATCGATATTTATTCGACCGAGGCGCGTATTAGTCAGTACGGCCTGCGTGTGCTGCAGGACGATCGCGCTTACTTCCCGCGCTACGATGCGGTGTTGCTGTACCGGCTCGATGCGGCCAGGCGTTTTCCGGCGGCGTGGAAGGCGATCAGCCAGCTGGAAAGGCGGATCAGCGAGAAGGATATGATTGCGATGAATGCGGCGGCGGAAATCGATGGCGAGAGCTTCGACCGCGTGGCGCATGACTGGCTGGCGGCGCATCCGCTGAACGGCCCTGCGTCTGCGGCCGCTGCGGCGGGCGCGCGGGCCGGCGCCGCTGCTCCCGGCATGACTACGTCCACGCCATCCGTGCGCGCCAGCTTGCTGGCCAAAATCTTCGACCAGAACCTGGCGCGCATGACGCAGCAGCATTTGACGCTGGTGCTGCTGTCCGTCGCGCTGGCGTGCGTAATCGGCATTCCGCTGGGCGTGCTGGCGGCGTCGCTGCCGCGCCTGCGGCAAGTGGTGCTGGGACTGGCCGGCGTGTTACAGACTATCCCGTCGCTGGCCTTGCTGGCGTTGTTGATTCCGCTGCTAGGCATGATCGGCACGGTGCCGGCGCTGGTGGCGCTGGTGGTGTATGCGCTGCTGCCCATCGTGCGCAACACCTGCACCGGCCTGTTGCAAGTGTCGCCCGGCTTGAAGCTGGCGGCGCAGGCATTGGGACTGCGGCCGATGCAGCGGCTGGTGCATGTCGATTTGCCATTGGCGCTGCCGGTGATCCTGGCCGGCGTGAAGACGGCGGCGGTGCTGAGCGTGGGCACGGCTACCATCGCGGCCTTCATCGGCGCCGGCGGTTATGGGGAGCGCATCACCATCGGCCTGGCGTTGAATGACAACGATATGTTGCTGGCAGGAGCTATCCCTGCGGCAATGTTGGCATTGCTGACACAGGGCATTTTCGAGCTGCTGGAGCGGGCCGTAACGAACAGGCATCGCTTTTCTGTAAAGCCGGTGTAA
- a CDS encoding HutD/Ves family protein, with amino-acid sequence MTQLIQYASLRSAPWKNGGGSTTEIAVSPAGATLDNFDWRVSLATIAQDGPFSSFPGIDRSLALVQGDGVLLDFGDERFVLSPAEPLIEFAGEDAVHATVTGLQTTDFNVMTRRGQCRHRLELLTVRGKQTLKRRSATTLLFLADGESLSLGSARERIAMVRYDTLVMADGEEDWTLEAQQATVLVVDIIRN; translated from the coding sequence ATGACCCAGCTGATCCAGTATGCAAGCCTGCGCTCCGCACCGTGGAAAAACGGCGGCGGCAGCACCACGGAAATCGCCGTCTCGCCCGCCGGCGCCACGCTCGACAATTTCGACTGGCGCGTGAGCCTGGCCACGATTGCGCAGGATGGCCCATTCTCTTCCTTCCCCGGCATCGACCGTTCGCTGGCGCTGGTCCAAGGCGACGGCGTGCTGCTGGACTTCGGCGACGAGCGCTTTGTGCTCAGCCCCGCCGAACCGCTGATCGAATTCGCCGGCGAGGATGCGGTGCACGCCACCGTCACCGGTCTACAGACCACCGATTTCAACGTGATGACGCGGCGCGGCCAGTGCCGCCATCGGCTGGAACTGCTGACGGTGCGCGGCAAACAAACACTCAAGCGCCGCAGCGCCACCACGCTGCTGTTCCTGGCCGACGGCGAGAGCCTGAGCCTGGGCAGTGCGCGCGAGCGCATCGCCATGGTCCGCTACGACACGCTGGTGATGGCGGATGGTGAAGAGGATTGGACGCTGGAGGCGCAACAGGCCACCGTGCTGGTGGTCGACATTATCCGCAATTAA
- a CDS encoding formimidoylglutamate deiminase has product MSRLFARHALLPDGWAKDVLIEWDAGGAIVAVMPDAAGASAAGTESVEYALPGMINLHSHSFQRALGGRTEKAGDSKDSFWTWRDLMYRFARNITPEHIESIAAQLFSECLRHGYTSLCEFHYVQRAPDGAMYARPAETAERVIAAARLTGIGVTMLPVLYSYSGFGELALKPEQQRFKTDAQDVLRIVEALEPQRDAQVEVGVAPHSLRAASVMQIGEVLATLPAARPVHIHIAEQQGEVQQSLSWSGRRPVQWLLENAAVDQRWCLIHATHLSEDEVSGIAHSGAVAGLCPTTEANLGDGLFPLESFVAQGGRFGIGSDSHVSQSAVEELRWLEYGQRLQHQRRNIAVSATERNVGDFLWQRALQGGAQAAGRPVGALAPGHRADIVVLDDAHPNMFGLTLNEVLGSFVFSGNDNLVKDVMVGGQWVVRNQQHVAQQAIAARFKQTLAELREFR; this is encoded by the coding sequence ATGAGCAGACTGTTTGCGCGCCACGCGCTGCTGCCAGATGGCTGGGCCAAGGATGTGCTGATCGAGTGGGATGCCGGCGGCGCGATTGTCGCCGTGATGCCTGACGCTGCGGGCGCATCGGCTGCGGGTACGGAGTCCGTGGAGTACGCGCTGCCGGGCATGATCAACCTGCATTCGCACAGCTTCCAGCGCGCGCTGGGCGGCCGCACCGAAAAGGCCGGTGACAGCAAAGACAGCTTCTGGACCTGGCGCGATCTGATGTACCGCTTCGCACGCAACATCACGCCTGAGCATATCGAAAGCATCGCCGCGCAGCTGTTCAGCGAATGCCTGCGTCACGGCTACACGTCGCTGTGCGAATTCCATTACGTGCAGCGGGCGCCGGACGGCGCCATGTATGCGCGGCCGGCGGAGACGGCGGAGCGCGTCATCGCCGCCGCACGTTTGACGGGAATCGGCGTGACCATGCTGCCGGTGTTGTATAGTTATTCCGGTTTTGGCGAATTGGCGCTGAAACCGGAACAGCAGCGTTTCAAGACCGACGCGCAGGATGTGTTGCGCATCGTGGAGGCGCTGGAACCGCAGCGCGACGCGCAGGTGGAAGTCGGCGTGGCGCCGCATTCGCTGCGCGCGGCGTCGGTGATGCAGATCGGCGAGGTGCTGGCGACGCTGCCGGCGGCACGCCCGGTGCACATTCATATCGCCGAGCAGCAGGGCGAAGTGCAGCAGTCGCTGAGCTGGAGCGGGCGCCGTCCGGTGCAGTGGCTGCTGGAGAATGCGGCGGTGGACCAGCGCTGGTGCCTGATCCACGCGACGCACCTGAGCGAAGATGAAGTCAGCGGCATCGCCCACAGCGGCGCGGTGGCGGGCTTGTGTCCGACCACGGAAGCGAATCTCGGCGACGGCTTGTTCCCGCTGGAGAGCTTTGTGGCGCAGGGCGGCCGCTTTGGTATCGGCAGCGACAGCCATGTGTCGCAAAGCGCGGTGGAAGAATTGCGCTGGCTGGAGTACGGTCAGCGCTTGCAGCACCAGCGCCGCAATATCGCGGTGTCGGCGACGGAACGCAATGTCGGCGACTTCCTGTGGCAGCGCGCCTTGCAGGGCGGCGCGCAGGCGGCGGGACGGCCTGTCGGCGCGCTGGCGCCGGGCCATCGTGCGGACATCGTGGTGCTCGACGACGCGCATCCGAATATGTTTGGGTTGACGCTGAACGAAGTGCTCGGCAGCTTTGTCTTCAGTGGCAACGACAATCTGGTCAAGGACGTCATGGTCGGCGGCCAGTGGGTAGTGCGCAATCAGCAGCATGTGGCGCAGCAGGCGATCGCTGCGCGCTTCAAGCAGACCTTGGCCGAACTGAGGGAGTTCCGATGA
- the hutG gene encoding N-formylglutamate deformylase translates to MDYQFKAGSIPLLVSMPHVGTDIPDEVLAAMTPAAVDKQDTDWHLVRLYEFLDEMGASTLSARWSRYAIDLNRPPENTNLYPGQDTTGLCPVDTFHREPLYLEGRAPDQAEVQRRLQAYWKPYHDQLRAELDRLLALHGRVVLWDAHSIASHVPRFFEGKLPDLNFGTADDKSCALGLSNAIVSRALMQDRYSIAVNGRFKGGHITRFYGRPDANVHAIQLEMCQSTYMNEEAPYGYRADLAAQVQPPLRAMMQAAVDWIRA, encoded by the coding sequence ATGGATTATCAGTTCAAAGCAGGCAGCATTCCCTTGCTGGTGTCCATGCCGCACGTGGGCACCGACATTCCCGACGAAGTGCTGGCGGCGATGACGCCGGCCGCCGTCGACAAGCAGGACACCGATTGGCATCTGGTGCGCCTGTATGAGTTTTTGGACGAGATGGGCGCTTCGACGCTGTCGGCGCGCTGGTCGCGCTATGCGATCGACTTGAATCGTCCGCCGGAAAATACCAATCTCTATCCGGGCCAGGACACCACGGGCCTGTGCCCGGTCGATACCTTTCACCGCGAGCCGCTGTACCTTGAAGGCCGCGCGCCGGATCAGGCGGAAGTGCAGCGCCGTCTGCAGGCGTACTGGAAGCCGTATCACGATCAACTGCGCGCGGAGCTGGATCGCCTGCTGGCGCTGCACGGCCGCGTGGTGCTGTGGGATGCGCATTCGATTGCGTCGCATGTGCCGCGCTTCTTTGAAGGCAAGCTGCCGGACCTGAACTTCGGTACCGCCGACGACAAGAGCTGCGCGCTGGGCCTGAGCAACGCCATCGTGTCGCGCGCGCTGATGCAGGACCGTTACAGCATCGCCGTCAACGGCCGCTTCAAGGGCGGGCATATCACGCGCTTCTATGGCCGGCCGGATGCCAATGTGCACGCGATCCAGCTGGAGATGTGCCAGTCCACGTATATGAATGAAGAGGCGCCGTATGGTTATCGCGCTGACCTGGCCGCGCAGGTGCAGCCGCCATTGCGGGCGATGATGCAGGCCGCCGTCGATTGGATACGCGCATGA
- the hutH gene encoding histidine ammonia-lyase yields the protein MNLILKPGAMTLSELRGVWSAAAPLSLAAEAYPVIEAAAAAVQAIVAKGDAAYGINTGFGLLAKTRIPDEKLEQLQRNLILSHSVGTGELMSDAVCRLILLMKIGSLARGYSGVRPLIVDTLIKLYNAGIMPAIPAKGSVGASGDLAPLSHMTLAMLGVGQVRVNGVLTDALDALKAAGIAPVVLAAKEGLALINGTQVSTALALHGLFMAERLLEAGMVSGALSLDAAKGSDSPFDARVHEVRGQPGQIAAASIYRQLVSDSAIRASHLVGDERVQDPYCLRCQPQVMGACWDIINNAARTLLIEANAVTDNPLLFKDGELSVVVSGGNFHAEPVAFAADTLALAIAEIGSISERRVSLLIDATLSGLPPFLVRDPGVNSGFMIAHVTAAALASENKSLAHPGSVDTIPTSANQEDHVSMATYAARRLDDMAQNTAVIIGIELLAAAQGIDFHRPLTTSPHLEHVHAQLRQKVSFYEEDRFFAPDIEAAKGMVMRGELSASCKELFTTLHP from the coding sequence ATGAATCTGATCCTGAAACCTGGCGCGATGACGCTGTCCGAACTGCGCGGCGTGTGGAGCGCCGCCGCGCCGCTGTCGCTTGCAGCCGAAGCCTATCCGGTGATCGAAGCCGCCGCCGCCGCCGTGCAGGCGATTGTCGCCAAGGGCGACGCCGCCTACGGCATCAACACCGGTTTCGGCCTGCTGGCCAAGACCCGCATCCCGGACGAAAAGCTGGAGCAGCTGCAGCGCAACCTGATCCTGTCGCACTCGGTCGGTACGGGTGAGCTGATGTCGGACGCCGTCTGCCGTCTGATCCTGCTGATGAAAATCGGCAGCCTGGCGCGCGGCTACTCGGGCGTGCGTCCGCTGATCGTCGACACACTGATCAAGTTGTACAACGCCGGCATCATGCCTGCCATTCCGGCCAAGGGCTCGGTCGGCGCTTCGGGCGACCTGGCGCCGCTGTCGCACATGACGCTGGCGATGCTGGGCGTGGGCCAAGTGCGCGTCAACGGCGTGCTGACCGACGCACTGGACGCGCTCAAGGCCGCCGGTATCGCGCCGGTGGTGCTGGCCGCGAAAGAAGGCCTGGCGCTGATCAACGGCACCCAGGTCTCGACCGCGCTGGCGCTGCATGGCCTGTTCATGGCCGAGCGTCTGCTGGAAGCGGGCATGGTGTCCGGCGCGCTGTCGCTGGATGCGGCCAAGGGTTCCGATTCGCCGTTCGACGCGCGCGTGCACGAAGTGCGCGGCCAGCCGGGCCAGATCGCGGCCGCATCGATTTACCGTCAACTGGTATCCGACAGCGCGATCCGCGCCTCGCACCTGGTAGGCGACGAGCGCGTGCAAGATCCTTACTGCCTGCGCTGCCAGCCGCAAGTCATGGGCGCCTGTTGGGACATCATCAACAACGCTGCGCGCACGCTGCTGATCGAAGCCAATGCGGTGACCGACAATCCGCTGCTGTTCAAGGATGGGGAACTGTCGGTGGTGGTCTCGGGCGGTAACTTCCACGCCGAGCCGGTGGCGTTTGCCGCCGATACGCTGGCGCTGGCGATCGCGGAAATCGGCTCGATTTCGGAACGCCGCGTGTCGCTGCTGATCGACGCCACCTTGTCCGGTCTGCCGCCGTTCCTGGTGCGCGATCCGGGCGTGAACTCGGGCTTCATGATCGCCCACGTGACCGCTGCGGCGCTGGCCTCGGAGAACAAGTCGCTGGCGCATCCGGGCAGCGTGGACACCATTCCAACCTCGGCCAACCAGGAAGACCATGTCAGCATGGCGACTTACGCGGCGCGCCGTCTGGACGATATGGCGCAGAATACGGCGGTCATCATCGGCATCGAGCTGCTGGCGGCGGCGCAGGGGATCGACTTCCATCGTCCGCTGACCACCTCGCCGCATCTGGAGCACGTGCATGCACAGCTGCGCCAGAAGGTGTCGTTCTACGAGGAAGACCGCTTCTTCGCACCGGACATCGAGGCGGCCAAGGGCATGGTGATGCGCGGCGAGTTGAGCGCGTCTTGCAAGGAGTTGTTCACGACGCTGCATCCGTAA
- the hutU gene encoding urocanate hydratase, whose translation MSTPFDSDPRFDASRDIRAPRGPERTCKNWGAEAAYRMIQNNLDKEVAENPKHLVVYGGIGRAARNWECYDQILASLRALEDNQTLLIQSGKPVGVFQTHEDAPRVLIANSNLVPKWANWEHFNELDRKGLFMYGQMTAGSWIYIGTQGIVQGTFETFAEAGRQHFGGDLKGRWVLTAGLGGMGGAQPLAATMAGAVSLTVECQQSSIDFRLRTRYLDKQAASIDEALEMIKQHKAAGDAISIGLLGNAADVLPELVRRAKAGGLVPDMVTDQTSAHDLINGYLPQGWNVADWKAAQQDVPRHAELKAAATASCAVHVQAMLDFQALGAKVVDYGNNIRQVAFDHGVQNAFDFPGFVPAYIRPQFCEGRGPFRWVALSGDPEDIYKTDAKIKELFPHHAQVHRWLDMARERIAFQGLPARICWLGLGERHIAGLAFNEMVRNGELKAPVVIGRDHLDTGSVASPNRETEAMKDGTDAVSDWPLLNALLNTAGGATWVSLHHGGGVGMGYSQHSGVVIVADGTDAAAKRLARVLVNDSGSGVMRHADAGYETAVACAKRNGLNLPMIK comes from the coding sequence ATGAGCACGCCATTCGACAGCGATCCCCGTTTTGACGCCAGCCGCGACATCCGCGCGCCGCGCGGCCCGGAACGCACCTGCAAGAACTGGGGCGCGGAAGCGGCCTACCGCATGATCCAGAATAATCTGGACAAGGAAGTGGCCGAGAATCCGAAGCACCTGGTGGTCTACGGCGGCATCGGCCGCGCTGCCCGTAACTGGGAATGCTACGACCAGATCCTGGCGTCGCTGCGCGCGCTGGAAGACAACCAGACCTTGCTGATTCAGTCCGGCAAGCCGGTCGGCGTGTTCCAGACCCACGAAGACGCGCCGCGCGTATTGATCGCCAATTCCAACCTGGTGCCGAAGTGGGCCAACTGGGAGCACTTCAATGAACTGGACCGCAAGGGCCTGTTCATGTACGGCCAGATGACGGCCGGTTCGTGGATCTACATCGGCACGCAGGGCATCGTGCAAGGCACTTTCGAGACCTTTGCGGAAGCGGGACGCCAGCACTTCGGCGGCGACCTGAAAGGCCGCTGGGTGCTGACCGCAGGGCTGGGCGGCATGGGCGGCGCGCAACCGCTGGCCGCCACCATGGCCGGTGCGGTGTCGCTGACCGTCGAGTGCCAGCAGAGCAGCATCGACTTCCGTCTGCGCACCCGCTATCTGGACAAGCAGGCGGCGTCGATCGACGAGGCGCTGGAAATGATCAAGCAGCACAAGGCGGCCGGCGATGCGATTTCCATCGGCCTGCTGGGTAACGCGGCCGACGTGCTGCCGGAGCTGGTGCGCCGCGCCAAGGCAGGTGGGCTGGTGCCGGATATGGTGACCGACCAGACTTCGGCGCATGACCTGATCAACGGCTACCTGCCGCAGGGCTGGAACGTGGCCGACTGGAAGGCGGCGCAGCAGGACGTGCCGCGTCACGCGGAACTGAAAGCCGCCGCCACCGCATCGTGCGCGGTGCATGTGCAGGCGATGCTGGACTTCCAGGCGCTGGGCGCCAAGGTGGTCGACTACGGCAACAACATCCGCCAGGTGGCGTTTGACCACGGCGTGCAGAACGCCTTCGATTTCCCGGGCTTTGTGCCGGCCTATATCCGCCCGCAGTTCTGCGAAGGCCGCGGCCCGTTCCGCTGGGTGGCGCTGTCGGGCGATCCGGAAGATATCTACAAGACCGACGCCAAGATCAAGGAACTGTTCCCGCACCACGCGCAGGTGCACCGCTGGCTGGACATGGCGCGCGAGCGCATCGCCTTCCAGGGCCTGCCGGCGCGCATCTGCTGGCTGGGACTGGGCGAACGTCACATCGCCGGCCTGGCCTTCAATGAGATGGTGCGCAATGGCGAACTGAAAGCGCCGGTGGTGATTGGCCGCGACCACCTGGACACCGGCTCGGTCGCCAGCCCGAATCGCGAGACCGAGGCGATGAAGGACGGCACCGACGCCGTCTCCGACTGGCCGCTGCTGAACGCGTTGCTGAACACCGCCGGCGGCGCGACCTGGGTGTCGCTGCATCATGGCGGCGGTGTCGGCATGGGATACTCTCAGCATTCCGGCGTGGTGATCGTGGCCGATGGCACCGACGCCGCCGCCAAGCGCCTGGCGCGGGTGCTGGTCAACGACAGCGGCTCGGGCGTGATGCGTCACGCCGATGCCGGCTATGAAACCGCCGTTGCCTGCGCCAAGCGCAATGGCCTGAACTTACCAATGATTAAATGA
- a CDS encoding FxDxF family PEP-CTERM protein, producing MNNKKLHLRALTLAIMLAASSAAMATVIPVTLTNTTGNIWSAHIGNTPTGSPFSDTFTFSPPATPGSSAWTLLVNASFSGNGLGNILFTSANLNGNPLYVNSISGGGNSFSLALLTSTMVSGPLSLTVNGTSTGGSYGGNFAVQMAPVPEPETYAMLVGGMGILAMLARRRKS from the coding sequence ATGAATAATAAAAAACTGCATCTGCGCGCATTGACGCTGGCAATCATGCTGGCGGCATCATCGGCAGCGATGGCCACGGTCATCCCGGTCACGCTGACGAATACCACCGGCAATATCTGGTCGGCCCACATCGGCAATACGCCGACCGGCAGCCCATTCTCGGACACCTTCACGTTCTCGCCGCCGGCTACGCCCGGTTCCTCCGCGTGGACGCTGCTGGTCAACGCCAGCTTCTCCGGCAACGGCTTGGGCAACATCCTGTTCACCTCTGCCAACCTCAACGGCAATCCGCTGTACGTCAACTCCATCAGCGGCGGTGGCAACAGCTTCAGCCTGGCCTTGCTGACGTCCACCATGGTCTCCGGCCCGCTATCGCTGACCGTCAACGGCACCAGCACCGGCGGCAGCTACGGCGGCAACTTCGCCGTGCAGATGGCGCCAGTGCCGGAACCGGAAACCTACGCCATGCTGGTCGGCGGTATGGGCATACTCGCCATGCTGGCACGGCGGCGCAAATCATAA
- a CDS encoding amidohydrolase — protein sequence MRPTFLTAALLAAFAMPAHADTIIDRANGYTLNAAGQLQRFTSLAFDDLGRIIAVGSEQETAAALPRAEHIDVQGKTLLPGLIDAHGHVFELGEIASGVELYSPASLNGAVKAVADFARAHPKNAWIIGFGWNQEIWKLGRFPTAAELDVVVRDRPVLLHRVDGHAIWVNTKALEMAGVTRETPDPAGGKIERDVSGKPTGVLVDAAMELVNKVVPLPTPAEARATLDVALASLAKVGLTSVHDAGIKVVQDDIYRDYADHGKLTTRVYAMIGDTTGDFDELSKDGPLTSYANDVYALAAVKLYSDGALGSRGAALLAPYSDMPSTKGLLFYPDAEMRAKMNKAMKAGYQVNIHAIGDAGNHQILDAYAQLIPQYKNVELRHRIEHAQVVTPEDIPRFKQLGIIPSMQPTHATSDQNMAEQRVGHERIKGAYAWRTFLDQGSKIACGSDFPIESPNPFEGLHAAVTRQNNANVPVGGWYKNQAMTLTEAFRCFTLDAAWAAHQENVIGSLEKGKWADFILIDRDIFKAPPEQLGKTQVLQTWMGGKKIYSRK from the coding sequence ATGCGCCCCACCTTTTTAACCGCCGCCTTGCTGGCTGCATTTGCCATGCCGGCCCACGCCGACACCATCATCGACCGCGCCAACGGCTACACGCTGAACGCGGCCGGCCAGTTGCAGCGGTTTACCTCGCTGGCGTTCGATGACCTGGGCCGCATCATCGCGGTGGGCAGCGAGCAGGAGACGGCGGCGGCGCTGCCGCGCGCGGAGCACATCGACGTCCAGGGCAAGACCCTGCTGCCAGGGCTGATCGACGCCCATGGCCACGTGTTCGAGCTGGGCGAGATCGCTTCCGGCGTCGAGCTGTATAGCCCGGCCTCGCTCAACGGCGCGGTCAAGGCGGTGGCCGATTTCGCCCGTGCGCACCCGAAAAACGCCTGGATCATCGGTTTCGGCTGGAACCAGGAGATCTGGAAGCTGGGCCGTTTCCCCACCGCCGCCGAGCTGGATGTGGTGGTCAGGGACCGTCCGGTGCTGCTGCACCGGGTCGACGGCCACGCCATCTGGGTCAATACCAAGGCGCTGGAAATGGCCGGCGTGACGCGCGAGACGCCCGATCCGGCCGGCGGCAAGATCGAGCGCGACGTCAGCGGCAAGCCGACCGGCGTGCTGGTCGATGCGGCCATGGAGCTGGTCAACAAGGTGGTGCCGCTGCCAACCCCGGCCGAAGCGCGCGCCACGCTGGATGTGGCGCTGGCGTCGCTGGCCAAGGTCGGCCTGACCAGCGTGCACGACGCCGGCATCAAGGTGGTGCAGGACGATATCTACCGCGACTACGCCGACCACGGCAAACTGACCACCCGCGTCTACGCCATGATCGGCGACACCACCGGCGATTTCGACGAGCTGTCCAAGGATGGCCCGCTGACGTCCTACGCCAACGACGTGTATGCGCTGGCGGCGGTCAAGCTGTATTCGGACGGCGCGCTGGGCAGCCGTGGCGCGGCGCTGCTGGCGCCATACTCGGATATGCCATCCACCAAGGGCTTGCTGTTCTACCCGGATGCCGAAATGCGCGCCAAGATGAACAAGGCGATGAAGGCCGGCTACCAGGTCAACATCCACGCCATCGGTGACGCCGGCAACCACCAGATCCTGGACGCGTACGCGCAGCTGATCCCGCAGTACAAGAACGTCGAGCTGCGCCACCGCATCGAGCACGCGCAGGTGGTGACGCCGGAGGATATCCCGCGCTTTAAGCAGCTGGGCATTATTCCGTCGATGCAGCCGACCCACGCCACCTCGGACCAGAACATGGCCGAACAGCGCGTCGGCCACGAGCGCATCAAGGGCGCCTATGCGTGGCGCACCTTCCTCGACCAGGGCTCGAAGATCGCCTGCGGTTCGGACTTCCCGATCGAGTCGCCGAATCCGTTCGAGGGCTTGCACGCGGCGGTAACGCGGCAGAACAACGCCAACGTGCCGGTGGGCGGCTGGTACAAGAACCAGGCGATGACGCTGACCGAAGCGTTCCGCTGCTTCACGCTGGATGCCGCCTGGGCCGCGCATCAGGAAAACGTCATCGGTTCGCTGGAGAAGGGCAAGTGGGCCGACTTTATCCTGATCGACCGCGACATCTTCAAGGCGCCGCCGGAGCAGCTGGGCAAAACCCAGGTGCTGCAAACCTGGATGGGCGGCAAAAAGATCTACAGCCGCAAATAA